GAATCACCAAGTATATCATACACAGTAAGTGGTGAAGTAGCATATCAGGCACCCCCGCGTTTTACTATAAAAACCTATTGAATTTGTCAAAGCTTTGAAGCTTCTCACAACAAAGAAGGCCGGCCATCAATGGCCTACAGAAGAAGCACAACCTCCTCCATCTTGGAGGTCTTCAGCCTGAATCCTCTTCCATACCCAGTTCTGCTAATTCTAGCTGTGATCTCAATCTTCCTCGGCATGTCATGGTACTTCTCTTACGAGGAAGCTGTGGAAAGTGCCGAAGAACAAATGGGTTTGGTCCTCTTGGTCACACCTGTAGTGTTAGTGGTCATCGTCCGGTGGCTGTCATCAATGGAAAATCCAGGCAGCCTGTTTTCCACGTCGCCGTGGGATCAGCGCCGTCGAACCCACCATCTCCCCTCGGAAGGGAGCTCCCCGTGGGCTGTGGCAGCTTTGATTGTGCTGTTGCTTGTTATGGTGCAATTCCGGTCTATCTTCATTGATAGCTGGTCAGTTTAGATAtgattatcattattttttttttttaagacatagGCTTTGAGTTTTGTTAGGGGAAATACAGGTTAATCATGACAATTATGCATTATTGTACATAGTAAAGGATGATGCCTTGTAATTGGCTTGGTTTTCTGTTTGatatagataatatatatatatgggtcaTATTTaagaagtttcttcttctttttttcattatagttaaaaaaaagaacgatttgattaatttatttgaGAATCTTAGTATTGTTAGATTAATTAAGCATGAATTATCTAGTTTTCTATATAGCAAACTTCTGACAACCTAagatatggattttatttttgtttttaattttgtttattctttaaCAAGTGAATTGTAGTTTGAGAAAATGGGATTTGTGTTTGTTAATTATAGGTTAATTAACAAGTGAGCCTGCTCTAATACCCTATTAAAGAATCAGAGATAATTAAGACTTACTACTTTAAAGCAAGATTTTGCATCAGTTTAGAAATCACATCCTTGCCAAGCATATTTGCActatgtttgttttgtttgatccGAATTTTCAGCAATTTGTGAACAACAAAGTTGCAAGAAATCTGTATTAACTTCTAGGGATATGCCTCATGTCACTTCATTTACGAAAATACACCTAATTAAACTAAGACTTATATTTGTGTTAGCCTAATTGGTTGAGTACAAGTTTTTGTTCTCTTCAAAGTCAAGCAATAAAGGTCTATCAAAGATTCATGACTCTGATTTCTTTGTCTTCTAGTGTGTTACGTGTGTATATCATTATTAAGTGACCAATCTGATCTTTGAATAGAATTTACTCATAAGAAACAGAGTAAACAGAGCAACGTTTTCCAATAAtgtaattgcaatttttttgttctacTGCTCTGTTCTTTTACGGCTTAATTTGTATGGTTCCCAAACACAACTTAtcactaatttttatttacatgTTCAAATAatccatgtattttttttatttttttttttggaagctaTTTTTGACACTTGGGTTGTAAAAATGGGATATGATAGGTTGGAAGGACAttgcaaaattaaataatagtgGAATGAATAATACTAGAGACCATATTTTTATACTGCTACGATCCAACTGTGTTGATGTGATAGTGTTAAACTGCTACCCATCACTAACCGCTAACCATGTAATCGTATAGGTGGGGCGGTTGGCTTTTTTCAACTAATTGCATAAGGCGGTGTGGTTAGCGGTGATAGGACGTCGTTTTGGTATAGGATTTCATATTAAAACACATTCAAAACAATCATAAAACCATCTATAACATATCCTTAAAAGAGGCATAAAACACTCAAATAGGTTCAAAAATGCCCATACATGACAAACAGTCATGGCAGTGAGGTTTGTGtgtaaataaccgctaactagCGGTGAAAACGATTAATAATCCCCCGCCCTAGATGATGCGGTTAGCGATTAGAAACAATAATTGTTAACCGTCACTGCCTGTACAACCCTAAAGCgtaagagatatgttatttgcacaactcttacacaacaattgcacaacaatacTTACGTgtctaatatttaaaaaaattaaaaaagaaaaattgaaaaatgtttaacatattaacatcgatatgtaattattatataaaattattgtgCAATTATTGTATCTCAAAATGTAAATTGATATCGTCACATtgataaaagaataataatagtTAGAAAGAGTAAAATATGTTGGAAGCAAGTGAAACAATTAAAGCCGGATATTCCGGTGTTAAATATCTGAAATGTCCATTCCTTTGTCCCAGTGTGTGACGTATCATTGGATAAGTTTGTGTGAATAGTGAATACccatcgcaattcaaatattcGATCATGTAAACCTACCACCCGACCCGCCTCGTGGTCCAAGACACCTCAGGAGTGCTGGTAGTGGTGGAGTGGCAAGTGTTAAAACTTTTGGGCCTTTGGCCCTTTAAGTTTTGAGGCTTAAACCGATAAAGGTTATAAGTTCAAGtgagattatatatattaattattttaatactaatattattattatatatataatcaaataatgGAAATTTGTACACTTTAAAACTTTCAATCTTCTTCTAAGCCTCTAATTCAAATTGATCTCGGAGAAAAAGTTATGCACCTTGGAGACTATTATGAATGTCCAAAatgagattttaaaaaaaatgtgaacgTTTGAAGAATTTACGGACCTTAAGATTTTCCATCAATGTAAATAAAGAATTTTCATCTGGGTTAGAGTAATCTTGATTTATATTTCAACAGGGATGGCACACAAGCATGCTATTGTCCTCGTTAATGATCATGACAGGAATTTGATTATCTAAATTGTAATGAGACAATTATCGAATAGCCGAACTAGCCTTGGACCTCTTCCTATAAAACAGAGAACAGAGAACAGAAAACGGGTCACCGGAGCCCATCGATCACTTCAATGCTTAAATCAGTTTTCAGCTTCAGAGAGAACTTGTCGTTACCTAACAGAGAGGGTGCCCCTTATATACTGAGGCTTAAATGCTGAGGCCCTATGTTAAGGGAGCCACGTACATGGATTGCTAGGCTAGGGATTGAAGGATTTAGAGATGTTTTGGGAATCCTGTCCAGACTGTCTATTATATTGACCATGTACCAGTGCAAAGACCATGGCCATGGGCCATGGCCCATGGGCATGACTGAGAGGGACAATGCAAACACTCACGAACCAAACCAGTGTCTTGATGTAAAAGCATAGCCATGCTAATTACaaggaagaaaaacttaaagCCCAACAGAGTAAAttacctataattttttttcattacatAGATGTCAGAATGCAAAAGTTATGATATtatagtttgtgtttttaaattattttgagatatatatattacggtagattaagttttttttaaaaaaaataaaacaaaaaaatattgtaatttAGTCCATTAAACTTCTATCTATGTTAGAGAGCATGTAATTCACCCATTATCTCTCTCGACCTATTACCTAAAACCTATTCCCAATCCCCAATAAGTCATTGGTAGAGCAATACTTATAAAGATatattcaaatttaattatttagtagtTGATATAATAGGTGTTATGTCAATTTGTAAAAAGTTTATAATAAAACTGTAGTATTCTTAACAACCCTCTCGGGGTGGAGCTACTCTTTAGCTTGGAGGGCAGACCACAAGCCAAAgggttttcccaaaaaaaaaaattaaaaattaaaaattttaccccttattttttttttcatagtttTGGCCCCCAAAaggttttttttctcaatttgacccccccccccccccacaaagtTTAAAACCTGGCTCCGCCCTTGGTCCCTCTCTTAATCATAGCGGTCCAGAACTAGAAAGACATCATGCATATATGTAATTACCAGGACCCATCCGAAGTTAATTCAAAatcctaattatatatatatatatatagttgattcACTCTACAAAGCTCGATCTccacttatatatatagcaagagAAATGAAAGACCATCGTTACAACTAATTAAGCACTAATTAACCTAGCTAGGTAGgttaaaaaccaaaacaattccATTGATGGGGTTGATCATATATAACATGATATTAATTCTTGTACATATAGATCAGATGGAATCGCTCCACGAACAAATTAAGAGCAATACACATCGTTAAAGCGCTAGCTAATTAACATACATATATGTAGACATAATTAAGCATTAATTACAGCCAAAATTTTACAAGATGATGTTTCttcttttgaaagaaaaaccagAGATCATGACCTCGAAAGAGGTCCAAACCACTTGGCACGAAACGATGATTGGTAAGAAAGCAACACCAGAATCAGCACCAAAAACATGACAGCACGCCAAGGCACTCCGCCGGCTTGCTGAATCATCTCGTACTCCGGGCGCAAGAAAGGAAAGTGGAACCTCCCGCGGGTAGAATATACAACCGCGAAGATCAGCATCAATAGAAAGGGCAATAAGAAAAGGATCAGCTGGAAGTTTCCTGCTGCTTGTTTCACCTCGTCCTCGTACTCAGTGGATTGAGAGAACCACAGCAAAAAGACGACAATCACGAATATGGTGATAAAATGGAACGATTTGGTCGAAACGGAGTCCATAGAACCAGTACTACTCCGCGTCTTCCTCTATCTAGCTCTCTCCATGCATGTCTCCAAcaatggtgtatatatataacaaattacAAAGATATTCCAAAAAGGTAATAATTACAAAGAGTAAAGATATTTTAAAGAAAGATCCCCCGGTGGTAAATATCCGGATGTCGGCTTTGGTTGTCGAGTCCTTTGTCTCTGCGCGGATATATATGCTGGCGTTAAATATCCGGAATGTCGGTTTCAGTCGTCTCAACGCGTCAAGGCGTGAGCTGTTGTCAACAAGCCAGTCGCAATTCGATCATGAAAAAGCTAGCCAAGATACCTTTTTAGGAGTTGTAGTGGAGTCTGTGGAGAGGGCAAGTGCCAGCGCTGCTAGAGCTAATTTTGGGCCCCTTTAATTTGCATGCTTTGTCAAATTATAACTGGTTGTTAATTTGAATTATGAGGAATATTCTTTGGAACGGATTAAGTCCAAACTCCAAACTCCAAACTCCTTTCACAAGTGAGAAGTAGAAGCATCCGTTTGATTTAGTTGTTTCAAAACatgatgttaaaaaataatatattttaaaaaatttgataagatttaactaaaaattctagccgaataaaattaaaaaaaaaaattaaaatatagatacactaaattgaaaatttttaaaattcataaagTAGTTGCAAAATCGACAACAATTCAGATAGGTTAATTGAATGCtacccttattttctttttttcttttttcttttttcttttcaaaaagtttaaaatgttttttaaagttttttttgtaaaaaaaaattgtgtaggGACGTGTTGATTTTTAAGGTCAGTAACATGAATTTCTATCAATATTTAGACGAAAATATCATCTCCGTCTTTagtcataaaaaaattatcatctacga
The sequence above is drawn from the Alnus glutinosa chromosome 11, dhAlnGlut1.1, whole genome shotgun sequence genome and encodes:
- the LOC133882243 gene encoding uncharacterized protein LOC133882243 — encoded protein: MAYRRSTTSSILEVFSLNPLPYPVLLILAVISIFLGMSWYFSYEEAVESAEEQMGLVLLVTPVVLVVIVRWLSSMENPGSLFSTSPWDQRRRTHHLPSEGSSPWAVAALIVLLLVMVQFRSIFIDSWSV
- the LOC133882082 gene encoding uncharacterized protein LOC133882082, with amino-acid sequence MDSVSTKSFHFITIFVIVVFLLWFSQSTEYEDEVKQAAGNFQLILFLLPFLLMLIFAVVYSTRGRFHFPFLRPEYEMIQQAGGVPWRAVMFLVLILVLLSYQSSFRAKWFGPLSRS